In Pectobacterium aroidearum, the following are encoded in one genomic region:
- the gspB gene encoding type II secretion system assembly factor GspB — translation MDNAPDAQTHSQPALLAKYPMPGYLMVIYALLFIALGWFSHQRWGSSTSPAVALAAQAATLPAAEGQAPAAPAATPPQQEEAHVDAPALPEKRTTLPLPAISNGEVPPLTYSAHVYTSDEAKRSITLNGLQFREGDSPIEGLTIEQIQQDMTIFSVEGEVFILEALEDWPGGKFNENERSAADESGSAAP, via the coding sequence GTGGATAACGCACCGGACGCACAGACACACTCACAGCCAGCGCTGCTTGCCAAATACCCCATGCCCGGGTATTTGATGGTTATTTATGCTCTGCTTTTTATCGCACTTGGCTGGTTCAGCCATCAGCGCTGGGGGAGTTCTACTTCTCCTGCCGTCGCTTTGGCTGCTCAAGCCGCTACCTTGCCTGCGGCAGAGGGACAAGCACCAGCCGCACCCGCGGCGACACCACCTCAGCAAGAAGAAGCTCATGTCGATGCGCCTGCGCTGCCAGAGAAAAGAACCACATTGCCGTTACCTGCCATCAGCAATGGTGAGGTTCCACCGCTGACCTACAGCGCACACGTTTACACGTCGGATGAAGCCAAGCGCAGTATCACGCTCAACGGCCTGCAATTCCGTGAAGGCGATTCGCCAATAGAAGGGTTAACCATCGAACAAATCCAACAGGACATGACCATTTTCAGCGTCGAGGGTGAAGTGTTTATTTTGGAGGCGTTGGAGGATTGGCCAGGCGGAAAATTCAATGAGAATGAACGTTCCGCCGCCG
- a CDS encoding polysaccharide lyase family 1 protein has protein sequence MFRAVIGTGRLRTCAVAIAFSGLVLSGCDNSQKPVEAAAPPDLQVKTAPFGWAAQYQNTDGKFYATTGGEGAHENSIYVVTSRQELKDALNNIRSPLYIAGDADAELKAKLEPKIIYWQGTIRGDDLGNGRYADAEYYKTKPNKTTFDFDLYVKAFDQDYMAQLKATADAGGSDAAAASAELSLLKKQNGQRSQYANNQKAQIQFQVPPNTTILGVGSEAKLVEGYLSLNTLSHTFGKTDNSNIIIRNITFQAPRDFAPAWDASDGDKGNWNARYDAVSINASKNVWVDHCTFTDGEHPDYQEPVLFGKHIQRHDGLLDIEDAADYLTISYNIFAQHDKTVLIGSGDGDKGEYRITFEGNLWDNSVQRSPRVRFGQVHLLNNYHRGATDTNYPILYAVGMGFDSSILSESNVFNFQGGGADEKLIIGAYKGSKFKDNGSWFNGNPASNLNQIALDKCSALQETEKAAAANSGKAVPAWALETCTNELEWSPPYAYSAGKSLAVVEKYVLENAGAGKLEIALP, from the coding sequence ATGTTTAGAGCGGTTATTGGGACTGGTCGTTTACGCACCTGTGCGGTAGCTATTGCCTTTTCTGGGCTCGTGCTTTCCGGGTGTGATAATAGTCAGAAACCAGTGGAAGCAGCAGCTCCGCCAGATTTGCAGGTGAAAACGGCACCGTTTGGCTGGGCTGCGCAATATCAGAATACGGATGGTAAGTTTTATGCAACGACGGGGGGCGAAGGTGCACATGAAAATAGCATTTATGTCGTGACCAGCCGCCAGGAATTAAAAGATGCGTTAAATAATATACGCAGTCCCCTTTATATCGCAGGCGATGCCGATGCGGAGTTGAAGGCAAAGTTAGAGCCTAAAATTATCTATTGGCAAGGCACTATCCGCGGCGACGATTTAGGTAATGGGCGCTATGCGGATGCTGAGTATTATAAAACCAAGCCGAATAAAACAACGTTTGATTTTGATTTATATGTCAAAGCGTTCGATCAGGATTATATGGCGCAGTTGAAAGCGACGGCGGATGCGGGTGGCAGCGATGCGGCGGCGGCTAGCGCGGAACTGAGCCTGCTTAAGAAACAAAATGGTCAACGCTCACAGTATGCCAACAACCAGAAGGCGCAGATTCAATTTCAGGTACCGCCGAATACCACGATTTTAGGCGTAGGTAGCGAAGCGAAACTGGTGGAAGGTTATTTATCCCTCAACACCCTAAGTCATACGTTTGGCAAAACTGATAACAGCAACATCATTATCCGTAATATTACCTTTCAGGCGCCGCGCGACTTTGCCCCTGCATGGGATGCCAGCGACGGCGATAAAGGGAACTGGAATGCCCGTTATGATGCCGTCTCGATTAATGCCAGCAAAAATGTTTGGGTTGATCACTGCACCTTTACGGATGGTGAACATCCTGACTATCAGGAACCGGTGTTATTTGGCAAACATATCCAACGCCATGATGGCCTGCTGGATATAGAAGACGCTGCCGATTATCTGACGATTTCCTACAACATTTTCGCTCAGCATGACAAAACGGTATTAATTGGCTCCGGTGACGGTGATAAAGGGGAATATCGAATCACTTTTGAAGGGAATTTATGGGACAACAGCGTGCAGCGTTCGCCGCGAGTGCGCTTTGGTCAGGTGCATTTGCTCAATAATTACCATCGCGGGGCAACGGACACGAATTACCCCATTCTGTATGCCGTTGGGATGGGATTCGACTCCTCCATTCTTTCCGAAAGTAACGTGTTTAATTTCCAGGGCGGGGGGGCGGATGAAAAGTTGATTATCGGCGCCTACAAGGGAAGCAAATTTAAAGACAACGGCTCCTGGTTCAATGGCAATCCGGCAAGCAATTTGAATCAAATCGCATTAGACAAATGCAGCGCATTGCAAGAGACCGAGAAGGCCGCTGCCGCAAACTCAGGGAAAGCAGTACCCGCATGGGCGCTGGAGACCTGCACCAATGAATTGGAATGGAGCCCGCCTTATGCGTACAGCGCAGGGAAATCCCTCGCCGTCGTTGAGAAATATGTTCTGGAAAATGCCGGTGCGGGAAAACTGGAGATTGCCCTGCCGTAG